A window from Solanum stenotomum isolate F172 chromosome 7, ASM1918654v1, whole genome shotgun sequence encodes these proteins:
- the LOC125870612 gene encoding protein NRT1/ PTR FAMILY 5.2-like, with translation MTTSQYVDENGQDDGYTKDGTVDLKGNPILRSNTGGWKACSFIVVYEVFERMAYYGISSNLVIYLTEKLHQGTVKSSNNVTNWVGTVWMTPILGAYFADAHLGRYWTFLIACGIYLLGMSLLTLAVSINGLKPPHCANPSSIDCKKASTLQLAVFFGALYTLAVGTGGTKPNISTIGADQFDEFHPREKSQKLSFFNWWMFSIFLGTLFANTVLVYIQDNVGWSLGYGLPTLGLAISIMIFLAGSSFYRHKKPRGSPFTRMAKVIIASLRKWKIKVPNDPKELYELDLGEYTKNGKVRIDSTPTLRFLNKACVKVDTTNPWMLCSVTQVEETKQMLRMIPILIATFIPSTMLAQINTLFVKQGTTLQRNIGSFSIPPASLSGFVTISMLVSVVLYDRFFMKISKRLTKNPRGVNILQRMGIGMAFHIVIMLVASFVERYRLSVARDHGLVENGKQVPLSILILLPQFILMGTADAFLEVAKIEFFYDQAPEGMKSLGTSYSMTSLGVGSFISSFLLSTVSHITKKHGNHRGWILNNLNASHLDYYYAFFVILNLLNFFFFLFVSKFYEYKAEVSDSLSVLRQELEIESRHRVTNSQEASTNTQVNGST, from the exons TATATGAAGTTTTCGAACGTATGGCATATTATGGTATATCATCAAACTTGGTAATATATTTAACAGAGAAATTGCATCAAGGCACtgttaaatcatcaaataaTGTCACAAATTGGGTTGGAACTGTATGGATGACTCCTATATTGGGCGCCTACTTTGCTGATGCTCATCTTGGACGTTATTGGACTTTCTTGATTGCATGTGGCATATATCTCTTG GGTATGTCACTACTAACATTAGCAGTATCAATCAATGGCCTAAAGCCTCCTCATTGTGCCAATCCAAGTTCAATTGACTGCAAAAAAGCATCCACACTTCAACTAGCTGTGTTCTTTGGTGCACTCTACACCTTAGCCGTCGGCACGGGTGGCACGAAACCCAACATATCGACGATCGGAGCCGATCAATTCGACGAATTTCACCCTAGGGAAAAATCCCAAAAactttcatttttcaattgGTGGATGTTCAGCATTTTCCTAGGGACACTATTTGCTAATACTGTGCTTGTTTACATTCAAGACAATGTGGGCTGGTCACTTGGATATGGGCTTCCAACATTGGGCCTTGCTATATCTATAATGATATTTTTGGCTGGATCATCTTTTTATAGACATAAAAAGCCCAGAGGAAGCCCATTTACAAGAATGGCTAAAGTCATTATTGCTTCATTAAGGAAATGGAAGATTAAAGTCCCTAATGATCCAAAAGAGTTATATGAGCTTGATTTGGGAGAATATACCAAAAATGGAAAAGTTAGAATTGACTCCACTCCTACTTTAAG GTTTTTGAACAAAGCTTGTGTTAAAGTAGATACAACTAATCCATGGATGTTATGTTCAGTTACTCAAGTAGAAGAGACTAAGCAAATGCTAAGGATGATACCAATTTTGATTGCTACATTCATTCCAAGTACAATGTTAGCTCAAATCAACACACTTTTTGTCAAACAAGGCACAACTCTTCAGAGAAACATTGGTAGTTTCAGCATCCCTCCAGCTAGTCTAAGTGGATTCGTTACAATATCGATGCTAGTCTCCGTTGTGTTATATGATCGTTTCTtcatgaaaatttccaaaagatTGACAAAAAATCCAAGAGGTGTAAACATACTTCAGAGGATGGGAATTGGAATGGCTTTCCATATTGTGATCATGTTAGTTGCATCGTTCGTTGAGAGGTATAGGCTTAGTGTAGCAAGGGATCATGGACTAGTCGAAAATGGTAAACAAGTACCGTTATCCATTTTGATTTTGTTGCCTCAATTCATTCTTATGGGAACTGCTGATGCATTCTTGGAAGTAGCCAAGATTGAGTTTTTTTATGATCAAGCACCAGAAGGCATGAAGAGTCTTGGAACTTCTTATTCAATGACTAGTCTTGGTGTTGGGAGTTTCATTAGCAGCTTCTTGCTTTCGACAGTTTCTCATATCACCAAGAAACACGGGAATCATAGAGGATGGATATTAAACAACCTGAATGCATCTCATCTTGACTATTACTACGCGTTCTTCGTGATACTCAACTTAttgaacttcttcttttttctgtttGTGAGCAAGTTTTATGAATACAAAGCTGAAGTCTCTGATTCACTGTCTGTGTTAAGGCAAGAATTGGAGATCGAATCGAGACATCGGGTGACTAATAGCCAAGAAGCTTCAACCAACACACAGGTTAATGGTTCTACATAG
- the LOC125870611 gene encoding protein unc-13 homolog — MAPTTTTMTQHLRHANTIGEDVASVDIDLIWPFENIDGLHRDHFRDAAYEIFFTACRSSPGFGCRTAISYHNPSEGGDGSGSGAGSTSPGSPVKPSGVGMAVTSKVKTALGLKMLKRSRSRRASSYGGNPSSPGGGASPKVGFTVPHSRGRRPMTSAEIMRRQMRVSEQSDSRLRKTLMRTLVGQMGRRAETIILPLELLRHLKPSEFNDSHEYHQWQKRQFRILEAGLLLYPSLPVEKSNTSAKRFREIIRSAETKAIDTGKNSETMRALCNSVVSLAWRTSDGSATDICHWADGFPLNIHIYTALLSSVFDLKDDTMVLDEVDELLELMKKTWVILGVNKSIHNLCFTWVLFEQYIVTGQVEPDLLGAAMIMLSTEVATDAKKVDMEPFYVKMLANVLISMREWSEKRLVNYHDSFNRGSAGLLENNLPLFFAAMKILEEDVPGYTSDVFEKRDELAEDDSDGNKVCYFIRSSMRDAFAKILEEMSIDGASFELEEVSQTLIKLAYETEELATKEKEIFSPVLKKWHPIAAGVAAVALHSCYGTLLKQYLTGATLLTKQTVSVLQKAGKLEKVLIQMVVEDSDECEDGGKATLSEMIPYETDSIIMNLLRKWIQERLKKGKEIIMRAKETETWNPKSKSEPYAQSAVDLMRHAKEAVDNFFEIPMAMSEDLVEDLAVGFEHLFKEYVTFVTSCGSKQSYIPTLPPLTRCSQDSRFSKLWKFAVCSVGADEQNHHIADEGNHPRLSTSRGTQRLYIRLNTLHYFLLQLHSLDKTLSISSKTVPTPRSRHSKNRQIGSYSYFDHTRSAIQVAVQHVSEVAAYRLIFFDSHCVFYGNLYIRDVESTRIRPALRALKQNLTLLCAILTDKAQPLALKEVMKASFEAYLMVLLAGGSKRLFSRADHQIIEEDFESLKRVFCTCGEGLVVEDVVDTEAETVEGVIALMGQSTEQLVEDFSIVACEASGMGVVGSGQKLPMPPTTGRWNRADPNTILRVVCHRNDKVANHFLKKTFQLAKRRPY, encoded by the exons ATGGCACCTACTACGACCACCATGACACAACATCTTCGCCATGCAAATACTATTGGCGAAGATGTTGCGTCCGTTGACATTGACCTTATTTGGCCATTTGAAAATATTGACGGTCTTCATCGTGACCATTTCCGTGACGCGGCTTACGAGATATTCTTCACCGCATGTCGGTCATCACCAGGGTTTGGCTGTAGGACGGCTATCTCGTATCATAATCCGTCTGAAGGAGGAGATGGAAGCGGGTCTGGGGCTGGATCTACTAGCCCCGGATCACCGGTGAAGCCATCTGGGGTAGGGATGGCCGTGACTAGCAAGGTGAAAACCGCGCTAGGGTTGAAGATGTTGAAACGGTCACGTTCACGAAGAGCTAGCTCTTATGGAGGCAACCCCTCATCCCCTGGGGGCGGTGCTAGCCCCAAGGTGGGATTCACCGTGCCCCATTCGAGGGGACGGAGACCGATGACGTCGGCCGAGATTATGAGGCGGCAAATGAGGGTGTCGGAGCAAAGTGATAGTAGGCTACGTAAAACTCTCATGAGAACTCTTGTTGGACAA ATGGGGAGAAGAGCAGAGACAATAATCTTACCATTAGAGCTATTACGCCATCTTAAACCATCCGAATTCAACGATTCTCACGAATACCATCAATGGCAAAAACGTCAGTTTAGAATCCTTGAAGCAGGCCTTCTCCTTTACCCTTCACTTCCAGTAGAAAAATCAAACACATCCGCTAAACGCTTCAGAGAGATCATAAGATCAGCTGAAACGAAAGCCATCGACACTGGCAAGAATTCAGAGACAATGAGAGCACTTTGCAATTCAGTAGTGTCCTTAGCCTGGAGAACAAGTGATGGTTCAGCAACTGATATTTGTCATTGGGCTGATGGATTCCCTTTAAATATCCACATTTATACTGCTCTGTTATCCTCTGTTTTCGACTTAAAAGACGATACAATGGTTCTTGATGAAGTCGACGAGCTCCTTGAATTGATGAAAAAAACATGGGTGATTTTGGGTGTCAACAAGTCAATTCATAACTTGTGTTTCACTTGGGTGTTATTCGAGCAGTACATCGTCACTGGCCAGGTTGAGCCTGATCTTTTAGGCGCAGCGATGATCATGTTGAGTACTGAAGTTGCTACTGATGCTAAGAAAGTTGATATGGAGCCTTTTTATGTTAAGATGTTGGCAAATGTGTTGATATCGATGAGGGAATGGTCGGAGAAAAGATTGGTTAACTATCATGATAGTTTCAATAGGGGGAGTGCTGGATTGTTGGAGAATAATCTTCCTTTATTCTTCGCGGCCATGAAGATATTAGAGGAAGATGTTCCGGGATATACATCTGATGTTTTTGAGAAAAGGGATGAACTCGCGGAGGATGATTCAGATGGAAATAAAGTTTGTTACTTTATTCGTTCGTCCATGAGGGATGCATTTGCTAAG ATACTGGAAGAAATGAGCATAGATGGAGCAAGTTTTGAATTGGAAGAAGTGAGTCAGACACTAATTAAGTTAGCCTATGAAACTGAAGAATTAGCAACTAAGGAGAAAGAAATTTTCAGCCCTGTACTCAAGAAGTGGCATCCTATTGCAGCAGGAGTAGCAGCTGTGGCATTACATTCTTGCTATGGAACTTTGTTGAAGCAATATCTCACGGGCGCGACTTTGCTCACAAAACAAACAGTTTCGGTATTGCAGAAGGCTGGAAAACTCGAAAAAGTATTAATCCAAATGGTTGTGGAGGATTCGGATGAATGTGAGGATGGAGGCAAAGCCACATTGTCAGAGATGATTCCTTATGAAACTGATTCAATCATAATGAATCTTCTGAGAAAATGGATAcaagaaaggttgaagaaaGGAAAGGAGATTATTATGAGGGCAAAAGAAACTGAA ACATGGAATCCAAAATCCAAAAGTGAGCCATATGCACAATCAGCAGTTGATCTAATGAGACATGCCAAGGAAGCTGTGGACAATTTCTTTGAAATCCCAATGGCCATGTCAGAGGACTTAGTAGAGGATCTTGCTGTTGGCTTTGAGCATCTGTTCAAGGAATATGTTACCTTTGTCACATCATGTG GGTCAAAGCAAAGCTACATTCCTACACTTCCTCCTCTAACAAGATGTAGCCAAGATTCAAGGTTTTCCAAACTGTGGAAATTTGCTGTTTGCAGTGTAGGAGCAGATGAACAAAACCATCATATAGCAGATGAAGGCAATCATCCCCGCCTTTCAACGAGCCGAGGGACACAACGCCTATATATAAGGCTAAACACTTTGCATTACTTTCTTCTACAACTCCATTCCCTTGATAAAACTTTATCAATCTCCTCGAAAACTGTTCCTACTCCAAGAAGTCGTCACAGCAAGAATAGACAGATAGGGAGCTACTCCTACTTTGATCACACGCGTTCAGCCATCCAAGTAGCTGTACAACATGTATCAGAAGTTGCTGCTTATCGTCTCATTTTCTTTGATTCTCACTGTGTATTCTATGGTAACCTCTATATCAGGGACGTTGAGAGCACACGTATACGACCAGCATTAAGGGCACTCAAGCAAAACCTCACTCTTTTATGCGCGATCCTCACTGACAAGGCTCAGCCATTGGCCTTAAAAGAAGTGATGAAGGCTTCATTCGAGGCCTACCTCATGGTTCTACTAGCCGGAGGAAGCAAAAGACTCTTTTCAAGAGCTGATCATCAGATAATAGAAGAGGACTTTGAGAGCCTAAAGAGGGTGTTCTGTACTTGTGGTGAAGGATTGGTAGTAGAGGATGTTGTGGACACAGAAGCTGAGACGGTCGAGGGGGTGATAGCTTTAATGGGACAATCAACTGAGCAATTGGTTGAAGATTTCAGCATTGTGGCATGTGAAGCTAGTGGAATGGGAGTTGTGGGATCAGGACAGAAACTACCTATGCCTCCAACAACAGGAAGATGGAATAGAGCAGATCCCAATACAATCTTGAGGGTAGTTTGTCATAGAAATGACAAAGTTGCTAATCACTTCTTGAAGAAAACATTCCAATTAGCAAAAAGGAGGCCATATTAG
- the LOC125871244 gene encoding bZIP transcription factor 11-like yields MLSTILSSDGLFSNTFPSFYDDFTQWNYIEPTSIFPEPGVESVFSPMQSPNPEPVISHDSGSGSDKSKPESPNDSPNLAINERKRKRMISNRESARRSRMRKQTHLENLRNQSNRLKLENRDLTNRVQLVIGHYQLIERNNEMLRAESLLLRQRLEGICDILITRQLQQQLYNSAFAWPCNNLYVEQRPHIINQPIINHQ; encoded by the coding sequence ATGTTGTCCACTATTCTGTCCTCCGATGGGCTTTTTTCGAACACCTTCCCTTCTTTTTACGATGATTTCACTCAATGGAATTACATCGAACCGACTTCTATATTCCCTGAACCAGGGGTAGAATCGGTATTTTCACCAATGCAATCCCCAAACCCTGAACCGGTAATTTCACATGACTCCGGTTCAGGCTCTGACAAATCTAAACCCGAGTCTCCTAACGATAGCCCGAATTTGGCTATAAACGAGAGAAAACGAAAGCGTATGATATCGAATCGCGAATCAGCGAGGCGATCCCGCATGCGTAAGCAAACACATTTGGAGAACTTGAGGAACCAATCGAACCGGCTTAAACTTGAAAATCGGGATTTAACGAACCGGGTTCAGTTGGTAATCGGTCATTACCAACTTATTGAGAGAAACAACGAGATGCTCCGAGCTGAATCGCTTTTACTACGACAAAGACTCGAAGGCATATGTGACATCTTAATCACACGACAACTTCAGCAACAATTGTACAATTCCGCCTTTGCATGGCCGTGCAATAATTTATACGTGGAACAAAGACCACATATCATTAATCAACctataataaatcatcaataa